From Chromohalobacter canadensis, one genomic window encodes:
- a CDS encoding amino acid aminotransferase yields the protein MFEQIERVPGDAILGLIEAFKKDPNPQKVDLGVGVYRDAHGNTPVMRAVKEAEARLLKNETTKSYIGSHGDPGYGQAVLELVLGEDSPVLAAKRASATQSPGGTGALRLAADFIKSQLPGKGIWVSDPTWPNHLGIFHAAGVELKKYPYVDADNRLDFDGMLGALQQIPEGDVVLLHACCHNPSGFDLSREQWQRVLEVVRERRLLPLVDFAYQGFGDGLDADAYGPRLLAENLDEVIITSSCSKNFGVYRERTGCMIMIARDGEQMENVRSQMAIVARENYSNPPAHGGAVVAEILQDDALATVWRDELTEMRDRINGLRRDFVEALKPYGLDERFAFIAEQRGMFSYTGLSPEQVDRLRDEFGIYMVRSGRANVAGLAQENLPYVAKAIATVVG from the coding sequence ATGTTCGAGCAGATTGAACGCGTACCCGGGGATGCAATCCTCGGGCTTATCGAAGCCTTCAAAAAGGATCCCAACCCCCAGAAAGTCGACCTGGGGGTCGGCGTTTACCGTGACGCTCACGGCAATACGCCCGTCATGCGGGCCGTCAAGGAGGCCGAGGCGCGGCTGCTGAAGAACGAGACGACGAAGAGCTACATCGGCTCGCACGGTGACCCGGGTTACGGCCAGGCCGTGCTCGAGCTGGTGTTGGGTGAAGACTCGCCGGTACTGGCTGCCAAACGCGCCAGCGCGACCCAGTCGCCCGGCGGTACCGGCGCGCTGCGCCTGGCGGCGGATTTCATCAAGTCACAGCTGCCCGGCAAGGGCATTTGGGTCTCCGATCCGACCTGGCCCAACCACCTGGGTATCTTTCATGCGGCGGGCGTCGAGCTGAAGAAGTATCCCTACGTGGATGCCGACAACCGTCTCGATTTCGACGGCATGCTGGGCGCGCTGCAGCAGATTCCCGAAGGCGACGTGGTACTACTGCATGCCTGCTGCCACAACCCGTCGGGCTTCGACCTATCTCGCGAACAATGGCAGCGCGTGCTCGAGGTCGTCCGCGAGCGCCGTCTGCTGCCACTGGTCGACTTTGCCTATCAAGGTTTCGGCGATGGCCTCGATGCCGACGCCTATGGGCCGCGTCTGCTGGCCGAGAACCTCGACGAGGTGATAATCACCAGCTCCTGCTCCAAGAACTTCGGGGTCTATCGCGAGCGTACCGGCTGCATGATCATGATTGCCCGCGATGGCGAACAGATGGAGAACGTTCGCTCGCAGATGGCCATCGTCGCCCGCGAGAACTACTCCAACCCGCCGGCTCATGGCGGCGCAGTGGTCGCCGAGATTCTCCAAGACGATGCGCTGGCAACGGTGTGGCGCGACGAGCTCACCGAGATGCGTGATCGTATCAACGGGCTACGCCGTGACTTCGTGGAAGCACTCAAGCCTTATGGTCTGGACGAGCGATTCGCGTTCATCGCCGAACAGCGCGGCATGTTCTCCTACACTGGGCTGAGCCCGGAGCAGGTCGATCGTCTGCGCGACGAATTCGGTATCTACATGGTGCGCTCCGGTCGCGCCAACGTTGCCGGCCTGGCGCAGGAAAACCTGCCCTACGTAGCCAAGGCCATCGCGACTGTCGTCGGCTGA
- a CDS encoding 4a-hydroxytetrahydrobiopterin dehydratase yields MSELSELKCEACSADAPTVSEAEMHSLGADVPEWRIVERDGIMQLEREFTFRNFKQALAFTKQVGDLAEAEGHHPALITEWGKVTVTWWSHKIGGLHKNDFIMAARTDEVAQSNVRAD; encoded by the coding sequence ATGAGCGAACTTTCCGAGCTGAAATGCGAAGCCTGCAGCGCCGATGCCCCCACCGTCAGCGAGGCGGAAATGCATAGCCTCGGTGCCGATGTTCCCGAGTGGCGGATCGTGGAGCGCGATGGCATCATGCAACTGGAGCGTGAATTCACGTTCCGCAACTTCAAGCAGGCCCTGGCGTTCACCAAGCAGGTGGGCGATCTCGCCGAGGCAGAAGGCCATCACCCGGCGCTGATCACCGAATGGGGCAAGGTCACCGTCACCTGGTGGTCCCACAAGATCGGGGGCTTGCACAAGAATGATTTCATCATGGCCGCCAGAACCGACGAGGTAGCGCAGTCCAATGTTCGAGCAGATTGA
- a CDS encoding RecQ family ATP-dependent DNA helicase — MIQETLQRVFGYSDFRPGQRQVVEAVTQGRSAAAIFPTGSGKSLCYQLPALHLPHLTLVVSPLLALMQDQLDFLARHGIAAASLDSRQSREEASAVMDGVRRGDIRILMISVERLKNERFRAFLQRVPVSLLVVDEAHCLSEWGHNFRPDYLKLPAYQREFAIPQALLLTATATPRVIEDMRDSFAIDAQDVAATGFYRPNLDLQVQPTAIERRPRALAEWLGPRLAASPPQPSIVYVTLQKTAEQMAAYLGKAGLEARAYHAGLDSETRDTLQQAFMSGEINCIVATIAFGMGIDKADIRNVVHFDLPKSIENYSQEIGRAGRDGQPSSCLMLGGRDALGALENFVYGDTPERDGIERVLRDIRDTAPHGQWEVRLNALSQHSNIRPLPLKTLLVRLELEGIIAPRYAYFAEYRFKYLIEPEALIERFNGERRDFVAALIEASPKAKTWCTLDHDALDALGGARGLDTSRRRVISALEYFNDQGFIQLESKQMTEVYGVLQAEFDTAALATHLTEYFQRKEAAEIERLQAMLALFESTTCLSRRLADYFGDHQAPERCGHCSVCRDHIAQWPTETTRAPLDPHQVAALCAPLRERLTALADAPPPSDALFTRFLAGLTNPLLTQLKARQLEGFAALEDRPYPEIHTAVKATSSPEA, encoded by the coding sequence ATGATTCAGGAAACCTTGCAACGTGTCTTCGGCTATTCCGACTTTCGCCCCGGCCAGCGCCAGGTGGTCGAGGCCGTGACCCAGGGGCGCTCGGCGGCGGCGATATTTCCCACCGGGTCCGGCAAATCGCTTTGCTACCAGTTGCCGGCACTGCATCTGCCGCACCTGACCCTGGTGGTATCACCGTTGCTCGCGCTGATGCAGGATCAGCTCGATTTTCTGGCGCGTCACGGCATTGCGGCGGCGAGCCTCGATTCGCGCCAGAGCCGGGAGGAAGCCTCGGCGGTGATGGATGGCGTCAGGCGCGGCGACATCCGCATCCTGATGATCTCGGTGGAACGCCTCAAGAACGAACGCTTCCGCGCCTTTCTGCAGCGGGTGCCGGTCTCGCTGCTGGTGGTCGACGAGGCGCACTGTCTCTCCGAGTGGGGACACAATTTCCGCCCCGACTATCTCAAGCTGCCCGCCTATCAGCGTGAATTCGCCATTCCGCAGGCACTGTTGCTCACCGCCACGGCGACGCCCCGCGTCATCGAGGACATGCGCGACAGCTTCGCCATCGATGCCCAGGACGTCGCCGCCACGGGATTCTATCGTCCCAATCTCGACCTGCAGGTGCAGCCCACTGCCATCGAGCGTCGCCCCCGCGCCCTGGCCGAGTGGCTGGGGCCACGTCTTGCCGCCTCACCGCCCCAGCCCAGTATCGTCTACGTCACCTTGCAGAAAACCGCCGAGCAGATGGCGGCATATCTGGGCAAGGCAGGCCTCGAGGCCCGCGCCTATCACGCCGGCCTCGACAGCGAGACCCGCGATACGCTGCAACAGGCCTTCATGAGCGGCGAGATCAATTGTATCGTCGCCACCATCGCCTTCGGTATGGGCATCGACAAGGCCGATATCCGCAACGTCGTGCATTTCGACCTGCCCAAGTCGATCGAAAATTACAGCCAGGAGATCGGCCGCGCCGGACGCGACGGGCAACCGTCGAGCTGTTTGATGCTAGGCGGCCGCGATGCTCTGGGCGCGCTGGAAAACTTCGTCTACGGCGATACCCCTGAGCGCGATGGCATCGAGCGCGTCCTGCGCGACATTCGCGACACCGCGCCCCACGGCCAGTGGGAGGTGCGCCTCAACGCCCTCTCCCAGCACAGCAACATTCGGCCGCTCCCCCTCAAGACCCTGCTGGTAAGGCTCGAGCTCGAGGGCATCATCGCCCCGCGTTATGCCTATTTCGCCGAGTATCGCTTCAAGTATCTGATCGAGCCCGAGGCACTGATCGAGCGTTTCAACGGCGAACGTCGCGATTTTGTCGCCGCCCTGATCGAGGCCTCACCCAAGGCCAAGACATGGTGCACCCTGGACCATGACGCGCTCGACGCCCTGGGTGGCGCCCGCGGTCTCGATACCTCACGGCGACGCGTCATCAGCGCGCTGGAGTATTTCAACGATCAGGGTTTCATCCAGCTCGAAAGCAAACAGATGACCGAGGTGTACGGGGTGCTGCAGGCCGAGTTCGATACCGCGGCGCTCGCGACGCACCTGACCGAATATTTCCAGCGCAAGGAAGCCGCCGAGATCGAGCGGCTGCAGGCCATGCTGGCCCTGTTCGAGTCGACGACCTGCCTCAGCCGTCGCCTGGCCGATTATTTCGGCGACCACCAGGCGCCCGAGCGTTGCGGCCATTGCTCGGTGTGTCGCGACCACATCGCACAGTGGCCCACGGAGACGACTCGCGCACCGCTCGATCCGCACCAGGTGGCCGCGCTGTGCGCGCCACTGCGCGAACGCCTGACTGCGCTGGCCGATGCGCCACCGCCCAGCGACGCGTTATTCACACGCTTTCTCGCGGGGCTTACCAATCCCTTGCTGACGCAGCTCAAGGCACGCCAACTCGAGGGGTTCGCGGCCCTGGAAGACCGCCCCTACCCAGAGATCCATACGGCCGTGAAGGCCACATCTTCGCCCGAGGCGTAA
- a CDS encoding BCCT family transporter — MEKLARRLGLQTDPTIFFVSAGIMVIFLIALLIAPEPIGAAFGAGRAWIVTNLGWFFIFGVTSWVIFLLWVAISRFGAIRLGGNDAKPAYGNVSWFTMLFAGGIGTVLMFWGVAEPMSHFANPPRPDVEAFSVQAADDAMGFAIYHLGLHTWAIFTLPGLAFAYFIYRYDLPMRFSSVFYSLIGDRIYGPLGKTLDIFAILGTLFGVAVSIGLGTQQINAGLTELFGISDGVMPKVIIIAILTTVAVCSIVAGLDKGVRVLSNVNIGMAVGLMLFILFTGSTVFLLRSIIETVGIYVSNIVPMAFWNDALAEYTHEEGGWGWQGGWTVFYWAWTVTWSPFIGIFVARISRGRTIREFVLGVLFAPSIFTLVWFAIFGWSAMQIDGIGEDARAALGAQAGSLSAAVEESIPLAMFAFFENFPAATLIQGLAVVIVAIFFATSSDSASLVVDMLCTGTPEPGPWHQRVFWGVSEGALAAMLIVLAGDAGLTALQQVITVVGLPMFILVFAMMFALLRGLSHEKLSEVTVGKPPRADDL; from the coding sequence ATGGAAAAACTGGCCCGTAGACTCGGTCTACAAACCGACCCGACCATCTTCTTCGTGTCGGCCGGCATCATGGTGATCTTCCTGATTGCCCTGCTAATAGCGCCTGAACCCATCGGCGCTGCATTTGGTGCCGGACGGGCCTGGATCGTCACCAATCTCGGCTGGTTTTTCATCTTCGGGGTGACCAGTTGGGTGATATTCCTGCTGTGGGTGGCCATCAGTCGTTTCGGCGCGATTCGCCTCGGCGGTAATGACGCCAAGCCGGCTTATGGCAATGTCTCCTGGTTCACCATGCTGTTTGCCGGGGGCATCGGCACGGTGCTGATGTTCTGGGGTGTGGCCGAGCCCATGTCCCATTTCGCCAACCCGCCGCGGCCGGATGTCGAGGCTTTCTCGGTGCAGGCTGCCGACGACGCGATGGGGTTCGCGATCTATCACTTGGGACTGCATACCTGGGCGATCTTCACGCTGCCCGGGCTGGCATTCGCGTATTTCATCTACCGCTATGACCTGCCCATGCGTTTCAGTTCGGTGTTCTACTCGTTGATCGGCGATCGCATCTATGGGCCACTCGGCAAGACGCTGGATATCTTCGCGATTCTCGGCACCTTGTTCGGGGTGGCGGTCTCGATCGGCTTGGGGACCCAGCAGATCAATGCTGGCTTGACGGAACTGTTCGGCATTTCGGATGGCGTAATGCCGAAGGTCATCATCATCGCCATACTCACGACCGTGGCGGTATGTTCGATCGTGGCCGGCCTAGACAAGGGCGTGAGGGTGCTTTCCAACGTCAATATCGGCATGGCCGTCGGCCTGATGCTGTTCATACTCTTCACCGGGTCGACCGTGTTCCTGCTGCGCTCGATCATCGAGACCGTCGGCATCTATGTCTCCAATATCGTGCCGATGGCGTTCTGGAACGACGCACTGGCGGAATATACCCACGAGGAAGGCGGCTGGGGCTGGCAGGGCGGCTGGACCGTCTTCTATTGGGCATGGACGGTGACCTGGTCGCCGTTCATCGGCATCTTCGTGGCGCGCATCTCCCGTGGGCGTACGATCCGTGAATTCGTGCTCGGGGTGCTGTTCGCCCCGTCGATATTCACCCTGGTGTGGTTCGCGATCTTCGGCTGGTCGGCGATGCAGATCGACGGTATCGGCGAAGATGCCCGCGCGGCACTCGGCGCGCAGGCCGGGTCGTTGTCTGCGGCGGTGGAGGAGAGTATTCCACTGGCGATGTTCGCCTTTTTCGAGAACTTCCCGGCAGCGACCCTGATACAGGGGCTTGCGGTCGTCATCGTGGCGATCTTCTTCGCCACCTCGTCGGACTCGGCTTCGCTGGTGGTCGACATGCTATGTACCGGGACACCCGAACCTGGCCCCTGGCATCAGCGGGTGTTCTGGGGCGTGTCCGAAGGGGCGCTGGCCGCCATGTTGATCGTGCTTGCCGGCGATGCCGGTTTGACTGCCTTGCAGCAGGTCATCACCGTCGTCGGCCTGCCGATGTTCATCCTGGTCTTCGCGATGATGTTTGCGCTGTTGCGCGGCTTGTCCCACGAGAAACTCAGCGAGGTGACCGTCGGCAAGCCGCCGCGGGCCGATGACCTGTAG
- a CDS encoding ATP-binding protein, whose translation MAHLLRIVMIHGHLEGVVELDVDGHTNICGTNASGKTTLQRLVPVFYGELPNKVVPKTRMKFDAFYLPHRNSYLIYEYRREAGNVCQAVLTRKKEGGLEYRFVGAPYQPEDYLVESQDGVVALEYGDWLAGLRRAGIDFSAKYGATSEYRAVIQNDFTQQQGNRREALKLRQTAAKFSLVKPERRIRHMEKLISAVHAKEGKMDTLKTMLAAIFEEDGVELPVTRIRNTKARDWIAQMRQSMRLEPLQQSLAALADVDRDIVDLESTLWQLKPQLDADRHRAERVLADTEAELNTQQEAFQAREQEYEQARDTLNDRISELASELDRTQRSLNDLQQQYEQYAEADMPALERDLAELPQWREQAQQLQEHLAVMQEASAANRSRLDGRLRELADNLSRRTDELQALINELGDEKSACQEQQWASERDLEAQYHAQRSELDAAYQTRLEQGIERLADLKAQLASTGQVPEELQEAELAQARVDQAQSDRNAAASRLEGLRREHETLRRERDTAEQQRESAKQQLNRANQRSQELQRQRDPAEGSLRYFMRYHRPGWEHRLGKVIAPELLERRDLSPQLGGTEHDDLFGVALDLAAIELPDHARDEASLNAAIDAAEAEQARAETDLQAAEKQLKTCHDRVQGAEEPLSQARLALKHADDEVEYALDARHQLQERHARQQKERRRVAEEALASQQAADKALRDEKREALSTLDDTHQSQLLELKADGQSQLASFDARLDQYKQQLEDLKAEHQRQRQELEAAFDQELQDQGGDPETLRATRQRISDLQERIRVTESRREELDAYTRFMRVEWGERKPQLVDREATLTRDKQAAEHQRDQCRSDFQAAKVAHQQAVKTLQARCNGEREVIDALKPLLGQVEGLGLTSTPDAAGEPPREAPGDVHERIERTRQALSNRSREVETLRKGCEHVESELIKGASEGFVETLEAERGKLFSGSGSGASEQGINPRRQLPLLRGMLQLLEDQQQQLIQQGRNLGADLDKFFTVFRDLNRRISAQSRRLSEEVADDLRLEGINKAEVRIQSTIDELGFWEPLKRFAQLYRDWESSSQTLPSDDYLDALADVVDLLRHDQQYSFESLLRLELHLNEGGTDLVIKSDRQLLESSSHGMAYLILCKFLLAFTRLLRGPSEIAIHWPIDEIGTLAYHNVEMLFDACDSNRIHIVGAFPNPESDVLLLFHNRYLIDRNAEQPSRRRLKRIEPRLSRLAERLQERTTEEVSS comes from the coding sequence ATGGCCCATTTGTTACGTATCGTGATGATTCACGGTCATCTGGAAGGCGTCGTCGAACTGGATGTCGATGGCCATACCAATATCTGTGGCACCAACGCCTCGGGCAAGACCACGTTGCAGCGACTGGTGCCCGTCTTTTATGGCGAACTGCCCAACAAGGTCGTCCCCAAGACACGGATGAAGTTCGATGCTTTCTACCTGCCGCATCGCAACAGCTATCTGATCTACGAATATCGTCGCGAAGCCGGCAATGTCTGCCAGGCAGTGCTGACGCGCAAGAAAGAGGGCGGCCTGGAATATCGCTTTGTCGGCGCGCCGTACCAGCCCGAGGATTATCTGGTGGAAAGCCAGGACGGTGTCGTGGCGCTGGAGTACGGCGACTGGCTGGCTGGGTTGCGCCGCGCCGGTATCGACTTCTCGGCCAAGTACGGGGCAACCTCCGAATACCGTGCGGTGATTCAGAACGACTTCACTCAGCAGCAGGGTAACCGACGCGAGGCCCTGAAACTGCGCCAGACCGCCGCGAAATTCAGCCTGGTCAAGCCCGAGCGACGCATTCGCCACATGGAGAAGTTGATTTCGGCGGTGCATGCCAAAGAGGGCAAGATGGATACCCTCAAGACCATGCTGGCGGCGATCTTCGAGGAAGACGGCGTCGAGCTGCCGGTCACCCGTATCCGCAACACCAAGGCGCGCGACTGGATCGCGCAGATGCGCCAGTCGATGCGTCTGGAGCCGCTGCAACAGTCATTGGCGGCGCTGGCAGACGTCGACCGCGATATCGTCGATCTTGAATCGACACTCTGGCAGCTCAAGCCACAGTTGGATGCCGACCGCCATCGGGCCGAGCGTGTATTGGCCGATACCGAGGCCGAGCTGAATACGCAGCAGGAAGCCTTTCAGGCTCGCGAGCAGGAATACGAACAGGCGCGTGACACGCTCAACGACCGCATCAGTGAGCTTGCCAGCGAGCTGGATCGCACCCAGCGCAGCCTTAATGATCTGCAGCAGCAATATGAGCAATATGCCGAGGCCGATATGCCCGCCTTGGAGCGGGACCTGGCCGAACTACCGCAATGGCGGGAACAGGCCCAGCAGTTGCAGGAACATCTGGCGGTGATGCAGGAGGCTTCCGCAGCCAATCGCTCACGTCTTGACGGTCGCCTGCGCGAGCTTGCCGATAACCTGTCGCGGCGCACCGATGAACTCCAGGCGCTCATCAATGAGTTGGGCGATGAAAAGTCGGCTTGCCAGGAACAGCAGTGGGCCTCCGAGCGTGATCTGGAAGCGCAGTACCATGCGCAGCGCAGCGAGCTGGATGCCGCCTATCAGACGCGGCTCGAGCAAGGCATCGAACGCTTGGCCGACCTCAAGGCCCAGCTCGCCTCGACCGGCCAGGTGCCCGAAGAGCTGCAGGAAGCTGAGCTCGCCCAGGCCAGGGTCGATCAGGCCCAAAGCGATCGCAACGCTGCCGCCAGTCGTCTCGAAGGCTTGCGCCGTGAGCATGAAACCCTACGGCGCGAGCGTGACACAGCAGAACAGCAGCGGGAAAGCGCCAAACAGCAACTCAATCGGGCGAACCAGCGTTCCCAGGAGCTTCAGCGTCAGCGCGATCCCGCCGAGGGCAGTCTGCGTTATTTCATGCGTTACCACCGCCCCGGCTGGGAGCACCGCCTGGGCAAGGTCATCGCGCCCGAACTGCTTGAACGCCGTGATCTTTCGCCACAGCTTGGCGGAACCGAGCATGACGACCTGTTCGGTGTGGCACTCGATCTTGCCGCTATTGAGCTGCCCGATCATGCCCGCGACGAGGCGAGTCTCAATGCCGCTATCGACGCCGCCGAGGCCGAGCAAGCGCGCGCCGAAACTGACCTTCAAGCCGCCGAGAAACAGCTCAAGACCTGTCATGACCGGGTGCAGGGAGCCGAGGAACCTCTTAGCCAGGCGCGGCTCGCCCTCAAGCATGCCGATGACGAAGTCGAATATGCCCTGGATGCCCGACATCAACTCCAGGAGCGTCACGCTCGGCAGCAGAAGGAGCGCCGTCGAGTCGCCGAAGAAGCACTGGCTAGCCAGCAGGCCGCCGACAAGGCCCTGCGCGATGAAAAACGCGAGGCACTGAGCACGCTCGATGACACCCATCAGTCGCAACTGTTGGAACTCAAGGCCGATGGCCAGAGCCAACTGGCCAGCTTCGACGCACGCCTCGATCAGTACAAGCAGCAACTCGAAGACCTCAAGGCCGAGCACCAGCGTCAACGTCAGGAGCTGGAAGCTGCCTTCGATCAGGAGCTGCAGGACCAGGGCGGTGATCCCGAAACCCTGCGTGCGACGCGCCAGCGCATCAGTGACCTGCAAGAGCGCATTCGCGTCACCGAAAGCCGCCGCGAAGAACTCGATGCTTACACACGCTTCATGCGCGTCGAATGGGGCGAGCGCAAGCCGCAACTGGTCGACCGCGAAGCGACGCTGACGCGTGACAAGCAGGCCGCCGAGCACCAGCGCGATCAATGCCGCAGCGATTTTCAGGCCGCCAAGGTGGCGCATCAGCAAGCCGTCAAGACGCTCCAGGCACGCTGCAATGGTGAACGCGAGGTCATCGATGCCCTCAAGCCATTGCTCGGTCAGGTCGAGGGGCTTGGACTGACGTCGACGCCGGATGCCGCCGGCGAGCCGCCTCGAGAAGCGCCGGGCGATGTGCATGAGCGCATCGAGCGCACACGCCAGGCGCTGAGCAACCGGAGCAGGGAGGTGGAAACGCTACGCAAGGGCTGCGAGCACGTCGAGAGCGAGCTGATCAAGGGGGCTAGCGAGGGCTTCGTCGAGACCTTGGAAGCCGAGCGCGGCAAGCTGTTCAGTGGGTCGGGCAGCGGGGCGAGCGAACAGGGCATCAATCCGCGTCGCCAGCTTCCGCTGCTGCGGGGCATGTTGCAATTGCTCGAAGATCAGCAGCAGCAATTGATCCAGCAGGGGCGCAATCTGGGCGCCGATCTGGACAAGTTCTTCACCGTCTTCCGCGATCTCAATCGACGCATCAGCGCCCAGAGCCGTCGCTTGTCCGAAGAAGTGGCCGATGACTTGCGTCTCGAGGGCATCAACAAAGCTGAGGTGCGCATTCAGTCGACCATCGACGAGCTGGGCTTCTGGGAGCCGCTCAAGCGCTTCGCTCAGCTTTATCGTGACTGGGAGAGCTCCAGCCAGACGCTGCCCAGTGATGACTACTTGGATGCGCTGGCCGATGTCGTCGACCTGCTGCGCCATGACCAGCAATACAGTTTCGAAAGCCTGCTGCGCCTCGAGCTGCACTTGAACGAGGGCGGCACCGATTTGGTGATCAAAAGCGATCGTCAGTTGCTCGAATCCTCGAGCCACGGCATGGCCTACCTGATCCTGTGCAAGTTCTTGCTCGCCTTCACGCGGTTGTTGCGCGGGCCCTCGGAGATCGCCATTCACTGGCCCATCGATGAGATCGGTACGCTGGCTTATCACAACGTCGAGATGCTGTTCGATGCTTGCGATAGCAATCGCATCCATATCGTTGGGGCGTTTCCCAACCCCGAGTCTGACGTCTTGCTGTTATTCCATAACCGCTACTTGATCGATCGTAACGCCGAGCAACCGAGTCGCCGCCGCTTGAAGCGCATCGAACCGCGTCTGAGTCGCCTGGCCGAGCGCCTGCAGGAACGCACCACCGAGGAGGTCTCGTCATGA
- a CDS encoding condensin complex protein MksE: MIEHGPLLERLLAGEFVCAVSDDRAFRRLEDEEVREQIDTYLRPLNRRLATNAEGSVYFLAWRQLNDEAREQLSRQLGEVLHSLMPMLEWLQLMQEAMGHDALVAPGDVLKPAELSARCEDNQSLREQLERLAGDTFFGSQSEQLDAQMKQVFKRLKEHGYLLQPHADRQVYLVTGKIDYLVDLVRLIRDEENLPVEDERPQTQESLL, encoded by the coding sequence ATGATCGAACATGGTCCGCTGCTGGAGCGTTTGCTGGCCGGCGAGTTCGTCTGCGCCGTTAGCGATGACAGAGCCTTTCGTCGCCTCGAGGACGAGGAGGTGCGCGAGCAGATCGACACGTACCTGCGACCGCTCAACCGTCGTCTGGCTACCAACGCCGAAGGCAGTGTCTACTTCCTGGCCTGGCGGCAGCTCAACGACGAGGCCCGCGAGCAACTCTCGCGACAGCTTGGCGAGGTACTGCACAGTTTGATGCCGATGCTCGAATGGCTTCAACTGATGCAGGAGGCGATGGGGCATGACGCCCTAGTGGCGCCGGGCGATGTACTCAAGCCCGCCGAACTCAGCGCTCGCTGCGAGGACAACCAGAGTCTGCGCGAGCAGCTCGAACGTCTCGCCGGCGACACCTTCTTCGGCTCCCAGAGCGAGCAGCTCGACGCTCAGATGAAGCAGGTCTTCAAACGTCTCAAGGAGCACGGTTATCTGCTGCAGCCGCATGCCGACCGCCAGGTCTATCTGGTCACCGGCAAGATCGATTACCTCGTCGATCTGGTGCGACTCATCCGCGACGAAGAAAACCTGCCCGTCGAGGATGAGCGCCCTCAGACGCAGGAAAGCTTGTTATGA
- a CDS encoding replication-associated recombination protein A encodes MDMFASSQSDNTPLAYRMRPRNLDDYVGQEALVGPGKPLRRMAESGAVRSMILWGPPGVGKTTLADILADASGAMLERLSAVMAGVKDIRAAVERAREGQVRGQPTLLFLDEIHRLNKSQQDALLPHVESGLLTLIGATTENPSFEVNSALLSRARVYVLRKLEADDLLRVLRQALTDTERGLGERRIAVDDEVLETLARAASGDARRALGLLETACDFAEPGDDGERLTHQALHEVLGHQASAFDKQGDHYYDLLSAIHKSIRSSRPDAALLYIAQFTQGGGDPLDVVRRLAAIASEDVGNAEPRALPLVMAAWDAYLRLGDYEGQRAIAHAALHLAIAPKSNAIDQAWNAAKQFVAAHPDFEVPTYLRNAPTKLMESLGHGEGYRYAHNEPNGYPAGHAHDCWPAELPASTFFAPTEYGQEKRFKQMQAWRAELDAQADGTS; translated from the coding sequence ATGGACATGTTCGCTTCATCCCAATCCGATAACACACCGCTGGCCTACCGCATGCGGCCTCGCAACCTGGACGACTATGTCGGCCAGGAAGCCCTGGTCGGCCCCGGCAAGCCGCTGCGTCGCATGGCGGAAAGCGGGGCGGTACGCTCGATGATTCTGTGGGGACCACCGGGCGTGGGCAAGACGACCTTGGCCGATATCCTCGCCGATGCCTCAGGCGCCATGCTCGAACGCCTATCGGCGGTGATGGCCGGCGTCAAGGACATCCGTGCCGCCGTCGAGCGCGCGCGCGAGGGACAAGTACGCGGGCAGCCGACGCTGCTGTTTCTCGACGAGATCCACCGCCTCAACAAGAGCCAGCAAGACGCCCTGCTACCCCATGTGGAATCCGGCTTGCTGACGTTGATCGGCGCGACCACCGAGAATCCGTCCTTCGAGGTCAACTCGGCGCTGCTCTCACGCGCTCGCGTCTACGTGCTGCGCAAGCTGGAAGCCGACGATCTGCTGCGCGTGCTGCGCCAGGCCCTGACGGACACGGAACGCGGCCTGGGAGAACGCCGCATCGCGGTCGATGACGAAGTTCTCGAAACCCTCGCCCGAGCGGCCTCGGGCGATGCCCGCCGCGCACTGGGTCTGCTGGAGACCGCCTGCGATTTCGCCGAACCCGGCGACGACGGTGAACGCCTGACCCATCAAGCCCTGCACGAAGTGCTCGGCCACCAGGCCAGTGCCTTCGACAAGCAGGGCGATCATTATTACGACCTGCTCTCGGCGATCCACAAGTCGATACGCTCGTCGCGCCCCGACGCCGCGCTCTTGTACATCGCCCAGTTCACGCAAGGGGGCGGCGACCCGCTCGATGTTGTCCGCCGCCTCGCCGCCATCGCCTCGGAGGATGTCGGCAATGCCGAGCCCCGCGCCCTGCCGCTGGTGATGGCTGCCTGGGATGCCTATCTGCGCCTGGGCGACTACGAAGGCCAGCGCGCCATCGCGCATGCCGCATTGCATCTCGCCATCGCCCCCAAGAGCAACGCCATCGACCAGGCCTGGAACGCCGCCAAGCAGTTCGTCGCCGCGCATCCCGACTTCGAGGTGCCCACCTACCTGCGCAACGCCCCGACCAAATTGATGGAATCCCTCGGTCACGGCGAGGGCTATCGCTACGCGCACAACGAACCCAACGGCTATCCCGCCGGCCATGCGCACGACTGCTGGCCCGCGGAGCTCCCCGCGAGCACCTTCTTCGCACCCACCGAATACGGACAGGAAAAACGCTTCAAGCAGATGCAGGCCTGGCGCGCCGAACTCGACGCCCAAGCCGATGGCACGTCATAA